In the genome of Bacteroides mediterraneensis, the window GTCCTTGATTACATTGTGCATGTCGAAAAAATAGTCGAGCAGCATTTTCATGTGTTCTTCCAGCTCTCCTTCGTTGGGCGAGAAGAAAGTGTGGCAGCGCGAGTGCAGTCCGATGGTCTTTTCGTCTTCATCGGCCATATATACTGTAGTGACCAGTGAGTTTACGTTGGCCAGGTTGATGATTTCTTTCAGATAAGGCAGGGCTTCATTGTCGGCATTGATGGAGCCCCACCAAGGATTCCATATCATGATGAAGCGGTTTTCTTCTTCGGCGGCGATGTAGAAATCGTCTCCCTGGTATTGGAAGGTGATGTGATTTTCCTCATTTACTTTCGGCTGGCAGCCAATTTTCTTCAGTACGCTGATGACGAGGTCTTTTGTGGTGATTTCGTCCAGTTCGTCCTTCGTCATTCTCTCGATATGTTCCAGCTGTTTGCGACGTTCGCGCCAGAAACGCAAGATGAACAGCACGATGGGCCAGAGGGCCAATGCAATGACAGCAATCAATAGGGTAATTTCGCTGATGTGTGTCATAGTTCTTTTTTTTAAGGTTGGCTGATATATTATTCCTTTATATATTCTAAAGATAATAATTTTATTTGAAAATCGGGAAATACGTTATACTTTTTTAAACAGGTTTTGTGCAGCAAACAGGCGATATGTTTGTTTATTAGATGTAAACTTTTAAAGTAACAGACTTATGAAAAAAATGGTATCTATTTTGATATGTGCTCTGGCCTTAATGGCTGGACATATCCAGGCTCAGGAAGTTGAATTGACGAAGGCTGAAAAGAAAGCGCTTCAGGAAAAAATGGACAGTATCCAGCATGCGGAGGCAGTGGAGGCTGTCAATGCAAAGAAATTTACTCTTGAAGCAGACCGGGTGGTATTCAAGTACGGGCAGACGGCTTACGTGACTTCGAACACCAACTTTGTATCGGTGGATGGAGAGAATGCCGTGGTACAGGTGGCTTTCAACATTCCGGCTGCAGGTCCTAACGGACTGGGAGGTGTGACAGTCGACGGAACGGTGTCTTCCTATGAGGTGAAAACCGATAAGAAAGGAACGACCTATCTGTCCATGAACGTGATGGGAATCGGCATTTCGGCCCGCCTGGACATCAGCATGCCCAAAGGAACGAACAGTGCCACTGTGACTATCTCGCCGAATTTTAATTCGAACCGCCTGACTTTGACCGGGGTTATACTTCCGTCTTTCAGGAGTTCGGTTTTTAAAGGACGTTCACTCTAAAAATTGAAAATGAATTATGAGGAAAATCTTATTTTTTGCGTGCCTGTTATTGGGATTGTCGGCATGTGAGAAAGATCCTGATATGAACAAGCTCGACGCGAATCTGGTGGTGTACACCGATTATGACAAGGATGCCGACTTTGGTAGTTACAAGACTTATTTCCTGCCCGACAGTATCCTGGAAGCAGGAGGCCATCGTGCCACTTACTGGAAGGATGAAAATGCGAAGGCCATCATTAATGAGGTGGCTGAAGAAATGAACAGCCGGGGATACACTCGTATCCTTGACCCGGAGAAAAAGGATGAAGCCAGTGTAGGCGTACAGCTTTCTTACGTGGCTCAGACCACGCAGGTGATTTCCGGCGGCTACTGGGGAGGCTGGTGGGACTATGGTTTCTGGGGGCCTTGGTCTGGCTGGTACTATCCTTATCCGGTGTCCTATTCCTATAATACGAATACCTTGGTGATGGAAATGGTGAACCTTTCTGCCGGAGCAGACGGAACGGCGAAGAATCTTCCGGTAGTATGGTATGCCAGTGCTTCCGGATTCCAATATAGCGGACAGTTCAATCAGAGGATGTTGCTGAATGCCGTGGTTCAGGCGTTTGAGCAGTCACCTTATATTAAATCGGTCAATTAACTACGAGAGGAGGAATTTCAAATGAAGATGAATGCATGGAAAAGAATCGCGATGGTGGCTCTCATGTGTCTGGGAGTTGCCGTAAAAGGATTTTCGCAATACGATGTCAGTAAGACGACCTTGAAGGTTGACTGGCAGATGAACGCTCCTTTCTCTACGGATTTTGCCGATAAGCTGAGTGGATGGGGAATGAATTTTGAGCTGGGATATGAGCTGACTCCGCGTTGGGAGGTGGGATTGTTTGCTTCTTATCATACCAATCACCAGTACGTGGGGCGTCAGACCTTGTCGTTGTCGCCTACGGAATCATTGACCACCGACCAGCAGCGTTCGGCTTTTCAGATACCGTTTGGAGTGATGGGTGCATACAACCTTTCAACCAATCGCTATGTGAAGCCGTATATCGGGCTGAAGATGGGTACCATGTTTGCCCGTAATACCACGTATTTCGGCAGTGGGGGACTGTACGACAAGTCTTGGGGGTTCTACGTGTCTCCTGAAATTGGTGTGAAGATTTATCCTACAGGAAAGAAGTGGGGATTCCATATAGCTGCCTACTACAGTTATGCGACGAACAAGACTCAGACGCTGACTTGCGATGTGGAAGGACAGAATCAGGTGGGCTTCCGTCTGGGTGTCATCTTCTGACGAAGACTTGCGATGTGACATAAGAATAATTTCATTTACCAATCGGGAAGAGAGGTGCTTGAAGTCGGTCGTGGCTTTGGGTACCTTTCTTTTTTGTGTGCATAAAAAAAGCCGTCTCAACGATGAGACAGCTTTCCGTTGTAGCCCGTGGGGGAATCGAACCCCCCTTTCAAGAATGAAAATCTTGCGTCCTAACCGATAGACGAACGGGCCATCCTTCTGCACCGGAATACCGTGTGCGTTATTTCTTTTTCAGTAGCCCGTGGGGGAATCGAACCCCCCTTTCAAGAATGAAAATCTTGCGTCCTAACCGATAGACGAACGGGCCATCCTGGCTTTGTGTTGAAGTGTTTTTCAATCACGGGTGCAAAGGTACGCATTATTTTTGAATATGCAAGCGTTTTGCGAAAAAAAAGATGCATAATGATGCAAAAAAGTGAAATAGAGACTTTATGTAGGGGGTTGGCAGGGGCATAAAAAAAACGCAAGTGCGTTTTAGGGAAAACACAAGTGCGTTTGAATCAAAACGTAAGTACGTTTCAGGAAAAACGCAAGTGCGTTTTATGGCAAACGTCCTTGCGTTTTTTGAGGGAAATTCTTTTGTGTGGAATATGCTGTAAATCAGCTGAAATCAACTTCCTTTTTCTTTGATGATGCCATTCTGGTAGGCCACCAGCAGTTTCTTCAGGTCTTCAATCTGTACCATCAGTTCGCGTCCCTTGTCGGTGTCCTTCACCATCATGCGCTTGCTGCTCAGTTCTACGATTTGCGTGGTCGACTTGATGTCGAGTCCTTCCTCTATCGCTTTCTGGGTGGAAGTGAACGGTTCATGCTGCACGAGCTGGAAACCACGGGAGTGGTACACCAGTGTATAGCCTGCGATACCCGTTTCCGGCTGGTAGGCTTTGGAGAATCCTCCGTCGATGACCATCAGTTTGCCGTTGGCCTTGATAGGTTTCTCTCCTTTCACGGCTTTCACGGGTACATGTCCGTTGATGATGTGGCGGTGCTCGCCTTCCACTCCAAACTCATCCAGAATCATGTCGCAGATATCTTCCCGGTCACGCAGGGTATAATAGTATCCTTTCACCTCCTTGTGTGTTTCCTTGTCGGTCAGGAAATAACGTTCGAAGGTTGCCATTTTGCTCTTGTCGAAAGCTGGGGAATCTTTTCCGCACCACAGGTACCAGATGAAATCCTTGGCAAAAGCTTTTTCCGGATGGTCGTCTTCTGCAAAATAGGCCGTACGAATCAGTTGTCCTACCCGTTTCAGCAGAGCTTCACCCTTGTATTTGCTGCCCAGTATTTCCACTTCTTTCAAGGTTCCGTCGGCGTTCATCGGCATGGAAGCATGGAAAAGCAGATTGGAGTTGCAGACATTATACATGCATCCGTAGCGGAAGATGCATTTCATGTGCTTGCGCAATTTCTCACTGCCTGTAAAGGAATTGTGCAGTTTCAGCACGATTTCCTCTTCCTCTTCCGTCAGCTGGTACGGGTTTTCCGGGTCGACGGTGGGGAACAGACAGTCGCGCATTTCATAATCTTTTCCGTCGAGCTGGAATACTTTCCGTTTGAAGTCTATGTGATGCAGGAGCAGTCGGTTGTTCATGTCAAACTCCTGATGGCGGAGAATGGCGGCTGCTTCCAGTTTGAACTGTATGATGGTGATGGCCTTGTGCATCTGTGCGATGAGCCGCAAGGTCTTGTCGTTATACGTACTGCTTTCCGGCGCGATTTTAGGGGCAAAATATTGGCACGGGTCGTTGGCGTAGGCTTCCATGGCGAAGGTAGCCAGCGGAAGCAGGTTGATTCCGTAACCGTCTTCCAGCGCCGAGAGATTTCCGTAGCGCATGGCCAGACGGAGCACGTTGGCTATGCAGCAATCGTTGCCGGAGGCGGCTCCCATCCAAAGAATGTCGTGATTGCCCCATTGGATGTCGAAGTTATGATAGTCGCAAAGCGTATCCATGATGATGTGCGGACCGGGACCGCGGTCGAAGATGTCGCCCAGAATGTGTAGGGAGTCAATAGTCAGCCGTTGGATGAGGTTGCACAGGGCAATAATGAAATCGTCGGCACGCCGTGTGTCAATGATGGTACGGATGATGACATTGATGTAGGCCTGCTTGTTGGGGTCCATGGTGCTTTCGTGAAGCAATTCCTGAATGATGTAGGAAAATTCTTCGGGCAGCGCCTTGCGGACTTTCGAACGGGTATATTTGGAGGAAACGTTCTGGCAGACCTTGACCAGCTGGTTCAGGGTGATGACATACCAGTCGACCAGGTCTTTTTCCACCTCCTTGACCAGTTGCAGTTTTTGTTCGGGATAGTAAATCAACGTACAAAGTTCCTTTTTTTCCATTTCCCGGAGGTTGTTGCCGAAAATCTCGTTGACTTTCCGCTTGATGGCTCCCGAGGCATTTCGGAGCACATGCTGAAAGGCCTCATATTCTCCGTGCAGGTCGGCCAGGAAATGCTCTGTGCCTTTGGGCAAGTTGAGAATGGCTTCCAGATTGATGATTTCCGTACTGGCGGCCGCCAGGCTGGGGAAATCGTGGGAGAGGAGTTCCAGATAGCGGATGTCCTCCTGTATCATTTCCGAGGTGATTTGTTTGTAGGTTTCCATGATATCGGATAAAATTTTTTTGAGTTTTATAAGAATAGCATCAGTACCAGCTGGGCAATGATGACGCGTGTGAACATGCCGAGGGGATACACGGTGGCATAACTTACGGAAGGTTCGTCGCCGGGTATGATGTCGTTGGCATAGTTCAGTGCCATCGGGTTTGCCATGCTTCCGCACAGCATGCCGCAGGTATTTCCAAAATCCATTTTACACAGACGGAGGGCTATCAGGGCCATGATGACTACCGGGATGAAGGTGATAAGGAATCCGATTCCTACCCATAGGGCACCTTCCGGGCGCATGACGGTTTCGAAG includes:
- a CDS encoding fructose-1,6-bisphosphatase, with product METYKQITSEMIQEDIRYLELLSHDFPSLAAASTEIINLEAILNLPKGTEHFLADLHGEYEAFQHVLRNASGAIKRKVNEIFGNNLREMEKKELCTLIYYPEQKLQLVKEVEKDLVDWYVITLNQLVKVCQNVSSKYTRSKVRKALPEEFSYIIQELLHESTMDPNKQAYINVIIRTIIDTRRADDFIIALCNLIQRLTIDSLHILGDIFDRGPGPHIIMDTLCDYHNFDIQWGNHDILWMGAASGNDCCIANVLRLAMRYGNLSALEDGYGINLLPLATFAMEAYANDPCQYFAPKIAPESSTYNDKTLRLIAQMHKAITIIQFKLEAAAILRHQEFDMNNRLLLHHIDFKRKVFQLDGKDYEMRDCLFPTVDPENPYQLTEEEEEIVLKLHNSFTGSEKLRKHMKCIFRYGCMYNVCNSNLLFHASMPMNADGTLKEVEILGSKYKGEALLKRVGQLIRTAYFAEDDHPEKAFAKDFIWYLWCGKDSPAFDKSKMATFERYFLTDKETHKEVKGYYYTLRDREDICDMILDEFGVEGEHRHIINGHVPVKAVKGEKPIKANGKLMVIDGGFSKAYQPETGIAGYTLVYHSRGFQLVQHEPFTSTQKAIEEGLDIKSTTQIVELSSKRMMVKDTDKGRELMVQIEDLKKLLVAYQNGIIKEKGS
- a CDS encoding outer membrane beta-barrel protein — encoded protein: MKMNAWKRIAMVALMCLGVAVKGFSQYDVSKTTLKVDWQMNAPFSTDFADKLSGWGMNFELGYELTPRWEVGLFASYHTNHQYVGRQTLSLSPTESLTTDQQRSAFQIPFGVMGAYNLSTNRYVKPYIGLKMGTMFARNTTYFGSGGLYDKSWGFYVSPEIGVKIYPTGKKWGFHIAAYYSYATNKTQTLTCDVEGQNQVGFRLGVIF
- a CDS encoding DUF4136 domain-containing protein, giving the protein MRKILFFACLLLGLSACEKDPDMNKLDANLVVYTDYDKDADFGSYKTYFLPDSILEAGGHRATYWKDENAKAIINEVAEEMNSRGYTRILDPEKKDEASVGVQLSYVAQTTQVISGGYWGGWWDYGFWGPWSGWYYPYPVSYSYNTNTLVMEMVNLSAGADGTAKNLPVVWYASASGFQYSGQFNQRMLLNAVVQAFEQSPYIKSVN
- a CDS encoding DUF4251 domain-containing protein is translated as MKKMVSILICALALMAGHIQAQEVELTKAEKKALQEKMDSIQHAEAVEAVNAKKFTLEADRVVFKYGQTAYVTSNTNFVSVDGENAVVQVAFNIPAAGPNGLGGVTVDGTVSSYEVKTDKKGTTYLSMNVMGIGISARLDISMPKGTNSATVTISPNFNSNRLTLTGVILPSFRSSVFKGRSL